The sequence below is a genomic window from Corvus cornix cornix isolate S_Up_H32 chromosome 1, ASM73873v5, whole genome shotgun sequence.
AGCTGGGAGCCCATCCCAGTGCAGTTCTGCTCACTCTCAGCCCATGTCATCTTATCAGTGGACAGGAAATAGCAGCTTCTTTGAAACCTTCTCCAGCCCTTTGGGCAGCACATCCAGCCTCGGTCTGCACAGGGAGAGGACACAGAGATGAAGGCTACTAACAAGAGATGGTGATTGCAAAGATCCAAGTCTTCCAGGCACAGTGCTCATGTACTCCTTGCTGACTTTTCCTGAGAGAAAGAGCTTGAAAAAACAGGGATCGTACAGACATTTCTTCCCATTGCTTTGGGGTATGACCAGTGAGCTTTGTGTACCCAAAGCCGTTGGTGGTCCTTGTAAGGGGATCTCAGGTCTCGACAAAGTTCTTCTGGTGATGTGCTTTGACCTGTCCTGCTACAGCCTCCTTTAGGCCTTTAGCCCCAAGGAACAGGGGACATTGCAAGTACTGACCTGTGCCTTGTGGCAGCGCTGAGTTGCACTCCCACTCTgagaactgctgctgcagggctgtgggctggTCACTGCTGTGGCAGAAGGGAACCACTgcaaagggagaggaaaggcagcaggattatcccttcctcccagctcctcacacagCATCTCTGGCCTTCGCTCTCCTTCCATCATTTCCCCACCAAGCATTGTCCCACCTGTCACCTCTTCAGGCCCAAACAAGTgccacagctgctttcccagccaGAAAGACACCTTCTTCCAAGTCAGACAGCAGAAGGACCCCTGGAAGCACATCTCCCAGAGGACGTgccacacacagcagcactgatcCCACCCAACCACAGCCACTCTACCATGCACATACCTACAGCCCAGCTGCCAGTCTACCAAGCAGCCCTTCAGTGTCACACTTTGTCTCTTCCCAAACTACACATCAACAGTCATTTGGAGGAGTGACCCATCAGCTGGGCCTGTTCCATCAGCAACAGACAGTCCAGCTGAAGGTAATCACatacagctggagctgctgaaacCGGGCTGGAGCAAAAACTCCTAGCATTTACTAACCCCCAGTGTGTGGGGAATAATGCACTGTTGGTGACAGGCCACATCCACAAGCCCAAGGACTCATTAGTAACTCAAACACTCAGGAGTATTGATTAGGAGCTGATCAGGGTGTGCTTAGCAATACAGATGTCTGTTTTTATCAATcatttcatttagaaatatttttacttgtgAGCAGGACAATCATCGTGGTCCCAGTGCCTGCTTAGTGAATTGCTGTAATGGAAGAAGGCTCAGAGGAGATGGGCAAGGGCGATGCCTGGCTGAGCACCCCCGTTGCCAATAAAGGTGACATTATTGCTACACaaggagactgagaggagagTTGGCTTTTGGTTTAGTGCAGCTGATGGAATTGAGCAGCTGTGGAACTGTTCATCCCTGCAGGGACCAACAAGGAGCAGTGTCTTCCTCAGCCAAACCAGCACAGGGCCAGTGTATACCTTAAGTCCAAAATAGTGTAAGAAACTGAATGACTAACAAAAACATACCTGAAGAAAGCAATGGGCCCTGAGCTGGCCTTAACTCCCCTATTTTGTCTTGGTATTTGGGGACACTCAGTGTCTTGATGTCCAGCATACTCCAGAACTATGTCCAGTTTTTGGCCCATCCTAATAAGAAGGATATTGAGTTgttggagcatgtccagagaagggtaaTCGAggtggggaagggtctggagctgagggagctgggggtgtttatcctgaagaaaaggaggctcaggtgtgaccttatcactctctataactccctgaaaggaggttgaAGCCACGTgagggtcagcctcttctcccaggtaacaacCAACAGGATGAGATGAAATGGTctgaagttgtgccagggaagatTTGGATATTAGTAAAAgcttcttcactgaaaggtggccaggcattggaacaggctgctcagagaagtggtggagtcaccattcctggtAGTGTTCAAAAGACGTGTAGATATGGTGCTtggagacatggtttagtggtgggcttggcagtggtTGGTTAACGGTTTAACTACATGATCCAAGCTgtcttttccaaaattaatgGTTCTATGATCCCATGCTTGTATGACCAGCAATTAAAATCATGTTTGTATTGTGATCCATCTGTGCATTGCAATGGCCACTCTCTGCTACGTGCAATTTGTACTGGTGTTTCATTTAAATGCTCTATCGCTCTGCTAAACCAAAATCCTACGTAGCATCAATTAACTTGGATAagtaaattttcattaaaaaaattaaaccttcCATGTGTATCAGAAGGTACGAGATTCTAACATCCCAGCCTAAAACTCCCCAACCATTTAGCTGAGTACTGTGAAAGGTTATACATTTGGGAACAAAGCAATACAAACTTCTGGGACGCAGACCCTAAtggcagcaaaaggaaaagcagtgatttATTGTAAATAGATGCCTCTTCCAGAATCCATCATGGTTACTGGCAATTTGTGCAAACATGCCACGAATTATCTTTAATAGAAAATGTGTATTGAAACAGTGATCACAATCTGCACAAACAGCATGTCCAGGAATAACTTCCATTGAATTATTCTGCAATCAATCCTAAAAAGTTGTGAGAGTTAATTAACTGCACTGTGCAGTTAATCCTGGAGATGCCAGGACtgtgagaaaacattttttccactaGAACACAAAGCATATCCGAGCACTTAGAGAGCCTAAGTGCAGATTCAGCTGCCTGTATAGACACTTGTGCTTCTGTCTCCACTTTTTCCCATCTGCCAAATGTAACTGAGTTCTTGTTGTGGGGAATGAAGGTAGAGAATTGTTCCACAGTTCCAAAAAGGCCATGCAAGATTGGAACGCACAATCTGGGCACACTGACAAGCCCTCAGGGTAAACAGTGGAAGATCTGGGGGACGTACGCAGACATACAAAGTTAGGGCAGGAAAACCTGAGACCTTACACAAAGCCCAGACAGCCATTCTGAAGTTCTGAAAACTGTCAAGCTTTAAGTAGAGCAATAGACCAGAGACTTCCAGAAGCCCCCTCCCACCTAACTCTTTCTGTCATTCTAAGAAAGAGGATGGGTGTAGCAGAACCACCTGGCACAGTGCTGGGGTAGCCCTAGCTCCCACATACCAGCTGGCCATAACATCTGGTTTGGCTGGCCTGCAAGAGAGAGGTTTGTGTCATGTTGCAGCCGTGCCCTTAAATTCCCAATGTTTAAGTAGTCAGGAAAGATTTTGTTCCTAAACAGACCTTACAAATATTCAACATTTGGGTTTTCCGCGCCCAGGTGTTGGTGCTAGTAAAAGGCCCCTCTGGTTGGAAGATATTCCCCTCTGGGCTcagatttctctgcttttctcccagCACTCCCCCAGACCTCTCCCTTGTAACCTCCTGCACATACTCACCGAAGAGGATGACAACAAGGGCAATGCACAccaagaagagcagcagtgagatCAGCCATGGCAGCCAGAGTGGGTATTTCTGAGGATGGTGCTCAGGCTTCTTCGTCTCAGGAGGTACTAAAAGTGAAGGAacacaccaaacaaaacaccacagtCAACTATGGGTCCGTCAGTCCACACCCCAAGGATATACTACTCAAGGGAGAGCTcctcaaaagaaagcaaaagaagtttCACTTCTGATGTGTGAAGTTACATGGTTTGGGAGAAGGGCAgactgggacagagcagggaatgtCTGTGGTTTCTGGAGAAAGTCAGATTCAGTGATGTGTTCCCAACCCAGCCAGTGAGCCAACAAGGCTAATTGTTGGTGTTTGGGGGTGAGCCTTTCACAGAGCCTCAAAATCTGCAGTGAAACAATGTCTTTCTAGATTGAGCCCAAAGCTGCCAAATGCATCATTGCTCAAACCATGATACTTGAGACATACATGGGAAGATTTCATCTCCACAGACTTCTTCCCAGAAAACTTTTTCTGCCTGCTTCAGTTCCTTCTTAGTTTTTTTACTTCCTATGCAGAAGGCTGGTGTAATCTGAGTGAGGATGGGAGACAAAAAATGTGCAAGGCTATGATGGCACATCATCATTGGGAGattaaaagatgtatttttcccttccatctCTGCTTTCCAAGTCAGGCTTCAGAGATTTGCTGGAATAAAACTAGGTTGTGCTAGGCTGGATATTTGGGGAGAACAGAGGGCTGTATCCAGCAGCTTGAGTAAAGTACTCAGATTACGACTTGCCAGGACCTGTCTTTTGTCTAGAGGGTTTTTGCCAGTACTGAGGAGGtttgggagcaggcaggagagcggatcacagggaaggagaagcaaACACGAGTTAGGGGATTGTTCTAGCTTGTGGCAGGTACACAAGCCAGGGCAAACAGGAGGATAAAGAGACACCAGCACTCACTTCAGGACAGGAGTAAAGAAGTTTTGAGAGAGACTGATA
It includes:
- the LOC104690259 gene encoding C-type lectin domain family 4 member D-like isoform X3, coding for MLDIKTLSVPKYQDKIGELRPAQGPLLSSVVPFCHSSDQPTALQQQFSEWECNSALPQGTDRGWMCCPKGWRRFQRSCYFLSTDKMTWAESEQNCTGMGSQLVVINSKAEQDFLSEQIKRNPKRENFHIGLFAEKVGQWQWVDKTPYNVTAAFWREGEPSNATDENCTVMHVPGLSPNNWNDVRSDFLHHRICEAAAVTV